From one Plasmodium yoelii strain 17X genome assembly, chromosome: 12 genomic stretch:
- a CDS encoding hypoxanthine-guanine phosphoribosyltransferase, putative, with protein MKIPNNPGAGELGYEPVMIKDDDGYEFDSFVIPDHYKGYLKRILIPNGLIKSRVERMAFDISRTYNGEEFHLVCLLKGSRSFFTSLLKYLDRIHNYYIGDASTNSYREHYVRVKSYCNTQSTGRLEIVSEDLSCLKGKNVLIVEDIIDTGNTLTKFCEYLKKFEPKTIAVSALYIKRTPVWNGFKADFTGFSVPNFFIVGCGLDYNENFRDLNHVCIIGDEGIKSFMQPSS; from the exons TCCAGGAGCTGGAGAACTTGGCTATGAGCCCGTTATGATAAAAGATGACGATGGATATGAATTTGATTCCTTTGTAATCCCCGATCATTATAAA GGTTATCTTAAAAGAATTTTGATACCAAATGGGTTAATAAAAAGTAGAGTTGAAAGAATGGCTTTTGATATTAGTAGAACATACAATGGTGAAGAATTCCATCTCGTTTGCTTATTAAAAGGATCACGATCATTTTTTACATCTTTGTTGAAATATTTAGATAGAAtccataattattatattggaGATGCATCAACTAATTCATATAGAGAACATTATGTACGTGTAAAATCATATTGTAATACTCAATCAACTGGTAGATTGGAAATAGTTAGTGAAGATTTATCTTGTTTAAAAGGCAAAAACGTTTTAATTGTTGAAGATATAATTGATACTGGTAACacattaacaaaattttgtgagtatttaaaaaaattcgAACCCAAAACAATAGCAGTTTCAGCTTTATATATCAAAAGAACTCCAGTATGGAATGGATTTAAAGCTGATTTTACTGGCTTTTCAGTACCTAACTTTTTTATTGTTGGATGTGGTTTagattataatgaaaattttagaGACCTTAACCACGTTTGCATAATTGGTGACGAAGGAATAAAATCATTCATGCAACCATCctcttaa